A genomic region of Rhizobium sp. NXC24 contains the following coding sequences:
- a CDS encoding M20/M25/M40 family metallo-hydrolase, whose protein sequence is MTDVSPVLDRADQNLPSSLDNLFELLRIKSISTDPAFKAECRKAAEWLVAYLTSLGFTASVRDTPGHPMVVAHHDAANADAPHVLFYGHYDVQPVDPIELWESDPFAPAIKDVGTGRKILTGRGTSDDKGQLMTFVEAVRAYKEIKGALPVRISILFEGEEESGSPSLKPFLEANAAELKADYALVCDTGMWDGDTPAISAGLRGLVGEEIIINAADRDLHSGMFGGAAANPIHILADILAGLHDETGRITLDGFYDGVEETPGNIKASWETLGMTTEKFLGEVGLSIPSGEKGRSVMELTWARPTAEVNGITGGYTGAGFKTVIAAKASAKVSFRLVGQQNPEAIRESFRAYVRSKVPADCSVEFHEHGASPAIQLSYDSPVLTKAKNALSNEWPKPAIVIGMGGSIPIVGDFQKMLGMESLLVGFGLADDRIHSPNEKYELKSYHKGIRSWIRILDALAA, encoded by the coding sequence ATGACCGATGTATCGCCCGTTCTCGACCGTGCGGACCAGAACCTTCCGTCCAGCCTCGACAATCTGTTCGAACTGCTGCGCATCAAATCCATCTCGACCGATCCGGCCTTCAAGGCGGAATGCCGCAAGGCGGCGGAATGGCTGGTCGCCTACCTGACCTCGCTCGGCTTTACCGCCTCCGTGCGCGACACACCCGGCCATCCGATGGTCGTCGCCCATCACGACGCAGCAAATGCCGATGCGCCGCATGTGCTGTTCTACGGCCATTACGACGTGCAGCCGGTCGATCCGATTGAGCTTTGGGAGAGCGATCCTTTCGCGCCAGCCATCAAGGATGTGGGCACTGGCCGCAAGATCCTGACCGGCCGCGGCACCTCCGACGACAAGGGTCAGTTGATGACCTTTGTCGAAGCGGTCCGGGCCTACAAGGAAATCAAGGGTGCGCTTCCGGTCCGCATCAGCATCCTGTTCGAAGGTGAAGAGGAATCCGGCTCACCGTCGCTGAAGCCTTTCCTTGAAGCCAATGCCGCCGAGCTGAAGGCGGACTATGCGCTGGTCTGCGACACCGGCATGTGGGACGGCGATACGCCGGCAATCTCGGCCGGCTTGCGCGGCCTCGTCGGTGAAGAAATCATCATCAATGCTGCCGATCGCGACCTGCATTCCGGCATGTTCGGCGGCGCGGCCGCCAATCCGATCCATATCCTCGCCGATATTCTCGCCGGCCTGCATGACGAGACCGGCCGCATCACTCTCGACGGCTTCTATGACGGCGTCGAGGAGACGCCGGGCAATATCAAGGCTTCTTGGGAAACGCTCGGCATGACGACAGAAAAATTCCTCGGCGAAGTCGGCCTCTCCATTCCCTCGGGCGAAAAGGGCCGTTCGGTGATGGAACTCACCTGGGCACGGCCGACGGCTGAGGTCAACGGTATCACCGGCGGCTATACCGGCGCCGGCTTCAAGACGGTCATCGCCGCCAAGGCGTCAGCGAAAGTATCGTTCCGCCTCGTCGGGCAGCAGAACCCGGAAGCGATCCGCGAGAGTTTCCGCGCTTACGTGCGCTCGAAGGTTCCGGCCGATTGCTCGGTGGAATTCCACGAGCATGGCGCCTCGCCGGCAATCCAACTCTCCTACGATTCTCCGGTGCTGACCAAGGCGAAGAATGCTCTTTCCAACGAGTGGCCGAAGCCGGCTATCGTTATCGGCATGGGCGGATCGATCCCGATTGTCGGGGATTTCCAGAAGATGCTCGGCATGGAATCCCTGCTGGTCGGTTTCGGCCTCGCTGACGATCGCATCCATTCGCCGAACGAGAAATACGAGCTGAAATCCTATCACAAGGGCATCCGCTCCTGGATCCGCATCCTCGACGCGCTTGCCGCTTGA